The following coding sequences lie in one Kribbella sp. NBC_00709 genomic window:
- a CDS encoding aldo/keto reductase: MSDMEYRQLGDSGLTVSVVGLGCNNFGRRLDAERTDAVVNAAVDAGITLFDTADIYRGEHGFSEELLGKALGSRRDEVVIATKFGGDLGGVNGPDWGVRGSRRYIRKAVESSLQRLGTDWIDLYQLHFPDPVTPIEETLAALSELVAEGKVRYIGSSQFAGWQVVDADWTARSNGLEHFISAQNQYSLLERDVEDELVPACEHLGVGILPFFPLASGLLTGKYKRDATAPDGSRLATQPERLARADFDKIEALETFAAERDLTMIDVAIGGLAAQPAVASVIAGATKPEQITQNVAAGLWDPTPTDLAALDDLT, encoded by the coding sequence TTCGGACGGCGACTCGATGCGGAGCGGACGGACGCCGTCGTGAACGCCGCGGTGGACGCGGGGATCACGCTGTTCGACACCGCGGACATCTACCGCGGCGAGCACGGGTTCAGCGAGGAACTGCTCGGCAAGGCGCTCGGTTCCCGCCGCGACGAGGTCGTGATCGCGACCAAGTTCGGTGGTGACCTGGGCGGCGTGAACGGCCCGGACTGGGGTGTCCGCGGCTCCCGCCGGTACATCCGCAAGGCGGTCGAGTCGAGTCTGCAGCGGCTCGGCACGGACTGGATCGATCTCTACCAGCTGCACTTCCCGGACCCGGTGACGCCGATCGAGGAGACCCTGGCGGCGCTGTCCGAACTGGTTGCTGAGGGCAAGGTCCGCTACATCGGCAGCTCGCAGTTCGCCGGCTGGCAGGTGGTCGACGCCGACTGGACCGCCCGGTCCAACGGGCTGGAGCACTTCATCAGCGCCCAGAACCAGTACTCCCTGCTCGAGCGCGACGTCGAGGACGAGCTGGTGCCGGCCTGCGAGCACCTCGGTGTCGGCATCCTGCCGTTCTTCCCGCTGGCCTCCGGTCTGCTCACCGGCAAGTACAAGCGCGATGCGACGGCACCGGACGGCAGCCGCCTCGCGACGCAGCCGGAGCGGTTGGCGCGGGCCGACTTCGACAAGATCGAGGCGCTGGAGACGTTCGCGGCCGAGCGCGACCTGACCATGATCGACGTCGCGATCGGCGGCCTGGCCGCGCAGCCCGCGGTCGCCTCGGTGATCGCCGGCGCCACCAAGCCCGAGCAGATCACCCAGAACGTCGCCGCCGGCTTGTGGGACCCGACCCCCACCGACCTCGCCGCCCTGGACGACCTCACGTGA
- a CDS encoding YaaA family protein has product MTLILLPPSEGKTGRSRGRAVDFSTLSFPELNPVREQVLETLAKVSASADAFDVLDVGASLQHEVDRNTRWRTEPSVPVSELYSGVLYDALGYSTLSAGSKRRAANRLLVISAAWGALRPADRVPPYRLSMGTTLPGHGPLASVWRDALTAALADVDGVMVDCRSSTYVAAWRPTGDQADKWVSVNVVRERDGVRTVVSHMAKHTRGLVARHLLESGKDPGTPKSLHKLIAERWNAELDRASSGWTLTVVEHD; this is encoded by the coding sequence ATGACCTTGATCCTCCTGCCGCCGTCCGAAGGTAAGACCGGGCGGTCTCGGGGGCGTGCCGTCGACTTCTCGACGCTGTCGTTCCCGGAGCTGAACCCGGTCCGCGAGCAGGTGCTCGAGACGCTCGCGAAGGTCTCCGCCTCGGCCGACGCGTTCGACGTACTGGATGTCGGCGCATCGCTGCAGCACGAGGTCGACCGCAACACCCGCTGGCGCACCGAGCCGTCGGTGCCCGTGTCCGAGCTGTACTCCGGCGTCCTGTACGACGCCCTCGGCTACTCGACCCTGTCCGCGGGCAGCAAGCGCCGCGCGGCCAATCGCCTGCTGGTGATCTCGGCCGCCTGGGGCGCACTGCGGCCGGCCGACCGCGTCCCGCCGTACCGGCTCTCGATGGGTACGACGCTGCCGGGCCACGGACCGCTGGCCTCGGTGTGGCGCGATGCTCTGACGGCTGCGCTGGCCGACGTGGACGGCGTCATGGTGGACTGCCGCTCGTCGACGTACGTCGCGGCGTGGCGGCCGACCGGCGACCAGGCGGACAAGTGGGTGTCGGTGAACGTCGTCCGCGAACGCGACGGCGTCCGAACGGTCGTCTCCCACATGGCCAAGCACACGCGCGGTCTGGTCGCCCGGCACCTGCTCGAGTCCGGCAAGGACCCGGGTACGCCGAAGTCGCTGCACAAGCTGATCGCCGAACGCTGGAACGCCGAACTGGACCGCGCATCGTCGGGCTGGACGCTGACCGTGGTCGAACACGACTGA
- a CDS encoding HNH endonuclease family protein produces the protein MRRSITAAVTALAAAAAWSLSAGPALAYPPTPPSASTAATQLASLTVKTEGSTSGYSRDLFPHWITQSGSCDTREEVLKRDGTGVTVDSSCKPTAGRWYSVYDATYVETSSGVDIDHIVPLAEAWKSGANTWTTARRQEFANNLTIAQLIAVSASSNRSKGDQDPSEWQPPNASVHCIYAREWIWVKYTYGLSLQSAEKTALQQMLATC, from the coding sequence ATGCGACGTTCGATCACTGCTGCCGTCACCGCACTAGCCGCGGCGGCAGCCTGGAGTCTCAGTGCCGGACCGGCGCTGGCGTACCCACCGACCCCGCCGTCGGCCAGCACGGCGGCCACCCAGCTGGCGAGTCTGACCGTGAAGACGGAAGGCTCGACGAGCGGGTACAGCCGGGATCTCTTCCCGCACTGGATCACCCAGTCCGGCAGCTGTGACACCCGTGAGGAAGTACTGAAGCGCGACGGGACCGGAGTCACCGTCGACAGCAGCTGCAAGCCGACAGCCGGCCGCTGGTACAGCGTGTACGACGCCACCTACGTGGAAACGTCGTCCGGTGTGGACATCGACCACATCGTGCCGCTTGCCGAGGCGTGGAAGTCCGGAGCGAACACCTGGACGACCGCACGCCGTCAGGAGTTCGCCAACAACCTCACCATTGCGCAGCTGATCGCCGTGTCGGCGTCGAGCAACCGGTCGAAGGGTGACCAGGATCCGTCCGAGTGGCAGCCGCCGAACGCGTCGGTGCACTGCATCTACGCGCGCGAGTGGATCTGGGTGAAGTACACCTACGGCCTCTCGCTGCAGTCGGCCGAGAAGACCGCCCTGCAGCAGATGCTCGCGACCTGCTAA
- a CDS encoding LuxR C-terminal-related transcriptional regulator, with protein MLESVGVEPPDEEAYRALLSTPGCDVRALAAELGRDEQDLTATVGRLEKLGLLSTTADDPVRLLPTRPDVAVDALVAVRRAELDRVRAEARVMLTELRAQEQHRPENLVEVIVGQEAIAARFSQLLNGTRTQLLVLDRPPYASRPGDSDPKVRGLLGDGVVVHGIYSPDSLDIPGGVDEAYSAADAGETSRVHPQVPMKLAVFDGKIALLPLAVDQLVDSALVVHPCALLDALIEMFWLLWDQAVPVVPSAKADPTDARLMTLLAAGFKDDAIARQLALSSRTVGRRVAELMETLGARTRFQAGIHAQRRHLLED; from the coding sequence ATGCTGGAGTCGGTAGGGGTGGAGCCGCCTGATGAGGAGGCGTACCGGGCGCTGTTGTCGACCCCCGGTTGCGACGTCCGCGCGCTGGCCGCGGAGCTCGGCCGCGACGAGCAGGACCTCACCGCGACGGTCGGCCGGCTCGAGAAGCTCGGTCTGCTGAGCACCACCGCCGACGATCCGGTGCGGCTGCTGCCGACCCGGCCCGATGTCGCGGTCGACGCGTTGGTCGCCGTACGCCGGGCCGAGCTCGACCGCGTCCGCGCCGAGGCGAGGGTCATGCTGACCGAGCTCCGCGCCCAGGAGCAGCACCGGCCAGAGAACCTGGTCGAGGTGATCGTCGGTCAGGAAGCGATCGCCGCCCGCTTCTCCCAGCTGCTCAACGGCACGCGGACCCAGCTGCTCGTGCTGGACCGGCCGCCGTACGCATCGCGGCCCGGCGACTCCGACCCCAAGGTGCGCGGGCTCCTCGGTGACGGAGTAGTTGTCCACGGCATCTACTCCCCCGACTCCCTGGACATTCCGGGCGGCGTCGACGAGGCGTACAGCGCGGCCGATGCCGGCGAGACCTCCCGGGTGCATCCGCAGGTGCCGATGAAGCTGGCCGTGTTCGACGGGAAGATCGCTCTGCTCCCGCTGGCGGTAGACCAGTTGGTCGACAGCGCGCTCGTCGTACATCCGTGTGCGCTGCTCGACGCGTTGATCGAGATGTTCTGGCTGCTGTGGGACCAGGCGGTGCCGGTGGTCCCGTCGGCCAAGGCCGACCCGACCGACGCGCGTCTGATGACGCTGCTGGCCGCGGGGTTCAAGGACGACGCGATCGCGCGGCAACTCGCGTTGAGCAGCCGGACCGTGGGCCGGCGCGTGGCCGAGCTGATGGAGACGCTGGGCGCGCGGACCCGGTTCCAGGCCGGGATTCACGCCCAGCGCCGCCATCTGCTGGAGGATTAG
- a CDS encoding DUF389 domain-containing protein, protein MHLRLIVPPDRSEQILDTLVADPRVTSIVRLPGAAHRPEGDVIECDVTREATSDILAFLKTEGLYDDGAVALTSVDSAPSRNAHAAEKAAPGAPDDAVIWDAVVDQAYNEAGGSWVYYAFLTLATMIASVAVVTDSAILVVGAMVVGPEFGVVAALAVGLFLRKGGLTRRSASLLVKGFVLAIALTVVAALLARAVGWVDAGDVTAARPLTGFIWRPDRWSAVVAVLAGCAGVLSQTAGRGNALVGVFISVTTVPAAGDLALSIALWAPHQIGGSAAQLGINLAGMTVAGVVTLMLQRLIWRSYLRVKRRAGARVEA, encoded by the coding sequence ATGCACCTTCGTCTGATCGTTCCCCCGGACCGCAGCGAGCAGATTCTGGACACGCTCGTCGCCGATCCGCGGGTGACCAGCATCGTGCGGCTGCCCGGCGCCGCCCATCGGCCCGAGGGCGATGTGATCGAGTGCGACGTGACCCGCGAGGCCACCTCGGACATCCTGGCGTTTCTGAAAACCGAGGGCCTGTACGACGACGGCGCGGTCGCGCTGACCTCGGTCGACTCGGCGCCGTCGCGCAATGCCCACGCGGCGGAGAAGGCCGCGCCGGGCGCACCCGACGACGCGGTCATCTGGGACGCCGTCGTCGACCAGGCCTACAACGAGGCCGGCGGCTCGTGGGTGTACTACGCGTTCCTGACCCTCGCGACGATGATCGCCTCGGTTGCCGTGGTCACCGACTCGGCGATCCTGGTGGTCGGTGCCATGGTGGTCGGCCCGGAGTTCGGCGTGGTCGCCGCGCTCGCAGTGGGCCTGTTCCTCCGCAAGGGCGGGTTGACCCGGCGGTCGGCGTCCTTGCTGGTGAAGGGCTTCGTGCTGGCGATCGCGCTGACCGTGGTCGCTGCGCTGCTCGCCCGGGCCGTCGGCTGGGTCGACGCCGGTGACGTGACGGCGGCGCGGCCGCTGACCGGCTTCATCTGGCGGCCGGATCGGTGGTCGGCGGTGGTCGCCGTACTCGCGGGGTGCGCCGGGGTGCTGTCGCAGACGGCAGGGCGCGGCAATGCGCTGGTCGGCGTGTTCATCTCGGTCACGACGGTCCCGGCCGCGGGCGACCTGGCGTTGTCGATCGCGCTCTGGGCTCCGCATCAGATCGGCGGGTCCGCAGCCCAGCTCGGCATCAACCTCGCCGGGATGACCGTTGCCGGTGTGGTGACGCTGATGCTGCAGCGGCTGATCTGGCGCAGCTATCTGCGGGTCAAGAGGAGGGCGGGCGCGCGCGTTGAGGCTTGA
- a CDS encoding APC family permease, with product MSENSAAAAPSTGERPELKRVMGPGLLLLFVVGDILGTGVYALTGKVAGEVGGAVWLPFLCAFVVAMLTATSYLELVTKYPKAGGAAVYTHKAFGIHFLTFLLTFAVMCSGLTSASSASKAFAANFFSAAHIDPDRGSVLMITALVFMTLIALVNLRGVGESVKANVVLTCVELSGLLIVIGIGAWALIGGDGDPSRLTDFHVPDGESPFSAVTAATALAFFAMVGFEDSVNMAEETKDPVKIFPKIMLIGLSITGVIYVLVAISAVTLVSPDDLNKGATPLLKVVQAGAPGFPLELFAWITMFAVANSALINMLMASRLLYGMSHEQVLPGPLGRVLRKRRTPYIAILFTTLLAFVLIGYADLAALGGTTAFLLLCVFAIVNVAVLVLRRDKVEHKHFNAPTALPVLGVVLCVYLASPLSGRASADYKIAGWLMLVGVGLWALTWLLNKYVFKRHADFDPSHLDPQGPVN from the coding sequence ATGAGTGAGAATTCTGCCGCCGCCGCACCGAGCACAGGGGAGCGCCCGGAACTGAAGCGGGTGATGGGACCCGGACTTCTGCTCCTGTTCGTCGTCGGCGACATCCTCGGCACCGGCGTGTACGCGCTGACCGGCAAGGTGGCCGGAGAGGTCGGCGGAGCGGTCTGGCTGCCGTTCCTGTGCGCGTTCGTCGTCGCGATGCTGACCGCGACCAGTTACCTCGAGCTCGTCACGAAGTACCCGAAGGCCGGCGGCGCCGCGGTCTACACGCACAAGGCGTTCGGGATCCACTTCCTCACCTTCCTGCTCACGTTCGCGGTGATGTGCTCCGGCCTGACGTCGGCATCGAGCGCGTCGAAGGCGTTCGCGGCGAACTTCTTCTCCGCCGCGCACATCGACCCCGACCGCGGCTCGGTGCTGATGATCACCGCGCTCGTCTTCATGACGCTGATCGCGCTGGTGAACCTGCGGGGTGTCGGCGAGAGCGTGAAGGCGAACGTCGTGCTCACCTGCGTCGAGCTGAGTGGTCTGCTGATCGTCATCGGGATCGGTGCGTGGGCGCTGATCGGCGGCGACGGCGATCCTTCCCGGCTGACCGACTTCCACGTACCCGACGGTGAGTCGCCGTTCAGCGCCGTGACGGCGGCGACCGCGCTGGCGTTCTTCGCGATGGTCGGGTTCGAGGACTCGGTGAACATGGCCGAGGAGACCAAGGACCCGGTCAAGATCTTCCCGAAGATCATGTTGATCGGCCTGAGCATCACTGGCGTCATCTACGTGCTGGTCGCGATCTCCGCGGTCACGCTGGTCTCTCCCGATGACCTCAACAAGGGCGCGACGCCGTTGCTCAAGGTCGTCCAGGCCGGTGCGCCGGGCTTCCCGCTCGAGCTGTTCGCCTGGATCACGATGTTCGCGGTCGCGAACTCCGCACTGATCAACATGCTGATGGCCAGCCGTCTGCTGTACGGGATGTCGCACGAGCAGGTCCTGCCGGGTCCGCTCGGCCGGGTGCTCCGCAAGCGGCGTACGCCGTATATCGCGATCCTGTTCACCACGCTGCTCGCGTTCGTCCTGATCGGGTACGCCGACCTGGCGGCGCTCGGCGGTACGACGGCGTTCCTGCTGCTGTGTGTGTTCGCGATCGTGAACGTGGCGGTGCTGGTGCTGCGGCGGGACAAGGTCGAGCACAAGCACTTCAACGCGCCGACCGCGCTGCCGGTGCTCGGCGTCGTCCTGTGCGTGTACCTGGCCAGCCCGCTGTCCGGGCGGGCGTCGGCCGACTACAAGATCGCCGGCTGGCTGATGCTGGTCGGCGTCGGGTTGTGGGCGCTCACCTGGCTGCTGAACAAGTACGTGTTCAAGCGGCACGCCGACTTCGATCCGTCGCATCTCGATCCGCAAGGTCCGGTGAACTGA
- a CDS encoding Cmx/CmrA family chloramphenicol efflux MFS transporter — MPIAVYVLGLSIFAQGTSELMLAGLLPELSTDLHVSIPQAGLLISAFALGMLVGAPVLAVVTLTWSRRTAGLVFLAIFALTHVVGALTSSYAVLLATRIVGAFVYSGFWSIAAVTVVALVPANSRARAMSIVTGGLTIATIVGLPLGTVLGQHFGWQSAFWTVAGMCVLAMAGVFATLPADRPDPASAPRLADELRVLRNARLWLAFGTTVLVTATILVVFSYLAPLLIQTTGLPSGALPGVLALYGLGSFIGITLGGRFADALPFHTLFISITGLIVLSGALAVTASVPAVAIGVVALLGGFGFAANPALNARVFSLAGDAPRLATATNFSAFNVGITLGPWLGGLAIDAGAGYPALGWIAVATGAAALATVLFAALVPVSSPDLADRDATDRSRRAA, encoded by the coding sequence ATGCCGATAGCTGTCTATGTCCTGGGACTGAGCATCTTCGCGCAGGGCACGTCCGAGCTCATGCTGGCCGGCCTGCTGCCGGAGCTCTCCACGGATCTGCACGTCTCGATCCCCCAGGCCGGACTGCTGATCTCCGCCTTCGCGCTCGGCATGCTCGTCGGCGCACCGGTTCTCGCCGTCGTCACTCTCACGTGGTCCCGGCGTACGGCGGGTCTCGTCTTCCTGGCGATCTTCGCGCTCACCCATGTCGTAGGCGCATTGACGTCGAGCTACGCCGTGCTGCTCGCCACCCGGATCGTCGGCGCCTTCGTCTACTCCGGGTTCTGGTCGATCGCCGCCGTGACCGTGGTCGCCCTTGTACCGGCGAACAGTCGCGCGCGGGCGATGAGCATCGTCACCGGCGGCCTCACGATCGCGACCATCGTCGGCCTCCCGCTCGGAACGGTCCTGGGCCAGCACTTCGGCTGGCAGTCGGCGTTCTGGACCGTGGCCGGGATGTGCGTGCTCGCGATGGCGGGCGTCTTCGCCACCCTGCCGGCCGACCGGCCCGACCCAGCGAGCGCGCCGCGGCTCGCCGACGAGCTCCGGGTGCTCCGCAACGCGCGGCTCTGGCTCGCGTTCGGCACGACGGTCCTGGTGACCGCCACGATCCTCGTCGTCTTCAGCTATCTTGCCCCGCTCCTGATCCAGACCACAGGCCTGCCATCCGGAGCCCTTCCCGGCGTACTCGCCCTCTACGGTCTTGGCTCGTTCATCGGGATCACCCTCGGCGGCCGGTTCGCCGACGCGCTCCCGTTCCACACCTTGTTCATCAGCATCACCGGGCTGATCGTCCTGTCCGGCGCACTGGCGGTCACCGCGTCCGTCCCGGCGGTGGCGATCGGCGTGGTCGCGTTGCTCGGCGGCTTCGGTTTCGCCGCGAACCCTGCTCTGAACGCCCGCGTGTTCAGCCTGGCCGGCGATGCACCGAGGCTCGCGACCGCGACGAACTTCTCCGCGTTCAACGTCGGCATCACGCTCGGACCGTGGCTCGGCGGCCTGGCGATCGACGCCGGTGCGGGCTACCCCGCACTCGGCTGGATCGCCGTCGCCACCGGCGCCGCGGCCCTCGCGACCGTACTGTTCGCCGCGCTCGTCCCGGTCAGTTCACCGGACCTTGCGGATCGAGATGCGACGGATCGAAGTCGGCGTGCCGCTTGA
- a CDS encoding rhomboid family intramembrane serine protease, with protein MSSQTPAKRSGRSVDTARIGSGLKLLAVLVGLMWLSEVIDAATNGSLDQYGIISREPRGLIGILTAPFLHLGFGHLISNTLPLVTLGAIIAISGAARLFAVTAIVVVIGGFGTWLISPPNTITIGASGLVFGYASYLIVRGLFNRRLGQVLVGIVVIMVWGSALLGGLLPQDGISWQGHLFGGIAGVLAAWVLADDKPGAKQGARQRAK; from the coding sequence ATGAGCTCGCAGACTCCGGCGAAGCGCTCCGGACGGAGTGTGGACACCGCCAGGATCGGCAGTGGGTTGAAGCTGCTCGCCGTCCTGGTCGGGCTGATGTGGCTGAGCGAGGTCATCGACGCGGCGACCAACGGATCGCTCGACCAGTACGGGATCATCTCCCGTGAGCCGCGCGGCCTGATCGGCATCCTGACCGCGCCGTTCCTGCACCTCGGGTTCGGCCATCTGATCTCGAACACGCTGCCGCTGGTGACGCTCGGCGCGATCATCGCGATCAGCGGCGCGGCCCGGTTGTTCGCGGTGACCGCGATCGTGGTGGTGATCGGCGGCTTCGGGACCTGGCTGATCTCACCGCCGAACACGATCACGATCGGAGCGAGCGGTCTGGTCTTCGGCTACGCGTCGTACCTGATCGTGCGAGGGCTGTTCAACCGGCGGCTCGGTCAGGTGCTGGTCGGGATCGTGGTGATCATGGTGTGGGGCAGCGCCCTGCTCGGTGGCCTGCTGCCGCAGGACGGGATCTCCTGGCAGGGGCATCTGTTCGGCGGCATCGCCGGCGTGCTCGCGGCCTGGGTCCTGGCCGACGACAAGCCAGGCGCCAAGCAAGGCGCCAGGCAACGCGCTAAATGA
- a CDS encoding threonine/serine dehydratase: MTVSLEDVRQAAERIQGRVRRTPVIEAGPGLTFKLELLQHTGSFKPRGVFNRLLGAKDSGELTGQGIVAASGGNHGLAAAYVARELGVPARIYVPETTPAAKLGKLRTLDADVVQVGSEYAEAYQAALAAQDKSGALLVHAYDQPEVVAGQGTVGLEILEQAGRFDTVLVAVGGGGLIAGIATALGDNAQVVGVEPVLASTMHRALEAGTPTDGTVAGIAADSLGARRLGDLAFAAVQAHHVQSVLVEDDSIVAARKKLWHDHHLATEHGGATAYAALLSGAYKPAAGERVVVVVCGSNTDPGTLI, encoded by the coding sequence ATGACGGTAAGCCTCGAGGACGTGCGGCAAGCAGCAGAGCGGATCCAGGGACGGGTACGTCGTACTCCGGTGATCGAGGCCGGGCCCGGCCTCACGTTCAAGCTCGAACTGCTCCAGCACACCGGCTCGTTCAAGCCGCGCGGCGTATTCAACCGGCTGCTCGGGGCCAAGGACAGCGGCGAACTGACCGGTCAGGGCATCGTCGCCGCGTCAGGCGGGAACCACGGGCTCGCGGCGGCGTACGTGGCTCGCGAGCTCGGCGTACCGGCGCGCATCTACGTCCCGGAGACGACACCGGCCGCGAAGCTCGGCAAGCTGCGGACGCTCGACGCGGACGTCGTACAGGTCGGGAGCGAGTACGCCGAGGCGTACCAGGCGGCGCTCGCGGCGCAGGACAAGTCGGGCGCACTGCTGGTCCACGCCTACGACCAGCCGGAGGTCGTCGCCGGGCAGGGCACGGTCGGCCTGGAGATCCTGGAGCAGGCCGGCAGGTTCGACACGGTCCTGGTCGCCGTCGGTGGCGGCGGCCTGATCGCCGGCATCGCGACCGCGCTCGGCGACAACGCGCAGGTCGTCGGTGTGGAGCCGGTTCTGGCGTCCACCATGCACCGCGCCCTCGAGGCGGGCACCCCAACCGATGGAACCGTCGCCGGTATCGCGGCGGACTCGCTCGGAGCGCGCCGGCTCGGCGACCTTGCCTTCGCCGCGGTCCAGGCCCATCACGTGCAGTCCGTCCTGGTCGAAGACGATTCGATCGTTGCCGCTCGCAAGAAGCTGTGGCACGACCATCACCTGGCGACCGAGCACGGCGGCGCAACGGCGTACGCGGCCCTGCTCTCGGGGGCTTACAAGCCGGCGGCCGGCGAGCGGGTCGTCGTGGTCGTCTGTGGATCGAACACGGATCCGGGCACACTCATTTAG